Proteins encoded together in one Nitrospiria bacterium window:
- a CDS encoding Slp family lipoprotein — protein MNINGPVGALSLARVVWAAALFFIINGCGAPVISKGVRDQADPTATFKAVFHDPDAYKGKTVLWGGIIIRTRNAKDVTWIELVQEPLAGDDRPIRREASEGRFLIRHDGFLDPAVYGRGREVTLVGEVRGLETRLLDEAEYRYPVVADKQLVLWGPAQEPAFHFNLGFGAVFSR, from the coding sequence ATGAATATCAATGGCCCTGTCGGGGCGCTGAGCCTTGCCCGGGTCGTCTGGGCCGCGGCGCTTTTTTTCATCATCAACGGTTGCGGCGCGCCGGTCATCTCGAAAGGAGTCCGGGATCAGGCGGATCCGACCGCGACGTTCAAGGCCGTGTTTCACGACCCGGACGCCTACAAGGGCAAGACGGTTCTTTGGGGGGGGATCATCATCCGAACCCGCAACGCGAAGGACGTGACTTGGATCGAACTGGTGCAGGAGCCGTTGGCCGGCGACGATCGCCCGATACGAAGAGAGGCATCGGAAGGGCGTTTTTTAATCCGTCACGATGGCTTCTTGGATCCGGCCGTTTATGGACGAGGCCGCGAGGTCACGCTCGTCGGGGAGGTCCGGGGCCTGGAAACTCGATTGCTGGACGAGGCGGAATACCGCTACCCGGTCGTGGCGGACAAGCAGTTGGTGCTCTGGGGGCCCGCCCAGGAGCCGGCCTTTCATTTCAACCTGGGTTTCGGGGCCGTCTTCTCGAGATGA
- a CDS encoding HEAT repeat domain-containing protein, producing the protein MSRWPVGKKAFQMTGLALLLIVIGLILTRSLSKQGLNFQIRERSLKILQDTLQEQDPFSRGAAAKAMGDSRDPAVLSWLATASKDTDSTVRLFTVEAAARFGAQTAIRFIDPALADPDPSVRLTAVRVLSGLKSAAPPSLLKKALTDEDPAVQLLGLGTAVGALGMDSYPGALKIFEKALKNENPETRLIAATGLGKTGDVRALPLLAHTLRDPDATVRSYAAQALTDLGTVHAVPVLSNALSDPDAGVRSQVALALGAYRTSDVSILLQQAAQDSDPFVRLSAAVALSKQNDPQTLDLLKRALADSDYGIRSAAARSFGEIVPSEDPDFGRKAAALLVPLLKDPSSRVRSAATRALGMIGKPEVLPDLTERLNDAEGSVRCYAAGAILRILHEAPQTPATRRDASLQNPMVFRTHPS; encoded by the coding sequence ATGAGCCGGTGGCCCGTTGGAAAAAAGGCCTTTCAGATGACCGGTCTGGCTCTCCTGTTGATCGTCATCGGTCTCATTCTGACCCGATCGTTGTCCAAACAGGGTCTGAACTTTCAAATCCGGGAAAGGTCTCTCAAGATCCTTCAGGACACTCTCCAGGAACAGGATCCGTTTTCGCGCGGCGCGGCGGCCAAGGCGATGGGAGACAGCCGTGATCCGGCCGTTCTTTCCTGGCTTGCGACCGCCTCGAAAGACACCGATTCCACCGTTCGCCTTTTTACAGTCGAGGCCGCGGCCCGCTTCGGCGCTCAGACGGCGATTCGGTTCATCGATCCGGCGCTGGCCGATCCGGACCCGTCGGTCCGGCTGACGGCCGTTCGCGTCCTGAGCGGATTGAAATCCGCGGCCCCTCCATCGCTCCTGAAAAAAGCGTTGACGGACGAAGACCCGGCCGTACAATTGCTGGGACTGGGCACCGCCGTCGGTGCCCTGGGAATGGATTCGTATCCCGGCGCGCTCAAGATTTTTGAGAAGGCATTGAAAAACGAAAATCCGGAAACCCGTCTCATCGCAGCGACGGGTCTCGGCAAAACGGGCGATGTCCGCGCATTGCCTCTGCTCGCACACACCCTCCGGGACCCGGATGCCACCGTCCGGAGCTACGCCGCCCAGGCCCTGACCGATCTCGGCACCGTTCATGCCGTTCCGGTGTTGTCCAACGCGTTAAGCGACCCCGATGCCGGAGTCCGCAGTCAGGTCGCGCTCGCGCTGGGCGCGTACAGAACATCCGACGTCTCTATTCTGCTTCAACAGGCCGCCCAAGACAGCGATCCGTTCGTAAGGCTTTCGGCCGCCGTGGCCTTGTCCAAACAGAACGACCCTCAGACCCTGGATTTGTTGAAAAGAGCCCTGGCCGATTCCGATTACGGGATTCGTAGCGCGGCCGCGCGGTCGTTCGGAGAAATTGTTCCGTCGGAGGACCCGGACTTTGGAAGAAAGGCGGCTGCGCTGCTTGTGCCTTTGTTGAAGGATCCCTCTTCGAGAGTGCGCTCGGCCGCGACGCGCGCACTGGGGATGATCGGAAAACCCGAGGTCTTGCCGGACCTGACCGAACGGCTGAACGATGCCGAAGGATCCGTGCGATGTTATGCGGCCGGCGCAATTCTGCGGATCCTTCATGAAGCGCCGCAAACGCCAGCGACGCGTCGCGATGCGTCGCTACAAAACCCGATGGTCTTTCGCACCCATCCATCCTAA